The following are encoded in a window of Diorhabda sublineata isolate icDioSubl1.1 chromosome 3, icDioSubl1.1, whole genome shotgun sequence genomic DNA:
- the LOC130441931 gene encoding condensin complex subunit 2-like, whose amino-acid sequence MDTSTPMNVDLRRRTLLVNMQNLSSPLRRSVNVSMNGSTVEMSNDEDERADRRSQLQIQKRLSSISTPKINLNETYIKEQFVMYTHLFTENKITSKNAWKLQIIDMLRPLCQKSRQDVLQVASTSIDISAKVYGIRVDDVHSEGLKLASNMARVAESATVAEDDEGAENSEGEQEPSSAKKKKRKKVTQTGFKSTINRNPKGNLGKLPKLEPTDFTTRINADTGTIDNLFTNSLKETSYSFILLDKRKKFIEESDPIVQRDFKVSLQKFTFPDKVFNINPTFNDFIVDQWDPDQEEKRDSDKTVLSQIQPVVYDERGFPVAELDGSIHDIFETNDVDMDPDNDEVIEIRHGNSMGPELRVGVANVVDFKPMESTIHSSEYSFNPVVTTNNGKYIDRIWAGPSHWKLKFIRRSVPRFSGQTINTTVKALSKGRKKNQVVMIDFDPEPPEVDFSKKFVIKKRLEVDVDKVTLPLMDQSCARIMATIKELMAKPGVCPVEKKEKITDLGEEDFKVTPYKYENPNDSLYCSQTQNDDMGDRDSIADDEEHILANAGNLAEHLVDNPEMVPNTYIQYASKAKQIDMKKLKSAIWYKLTNEVEGQNNRSKLIPQTFSELYKALPELMQSKEKEKLSCPLACFALLHLANEQNLYLKQLSGNKDCYIMGPEYYTT is encoded by the exons atGGATACATCAACTCCAATGAATGTTGATTTGCGAAGGCGGACATTATTAGTAAATATGCAAAATCTCTCATCTCCATTACGAAGATCTGTAAATGTCTCTATGAACGGATCGACTGTAGAAATGTCCAATGATGAAGATGAGAGAGCAGATAGGAGAAGTCaacttcaaattcaaaaacGTTTATCAAGTATTTCAACtcctaaaattaatttgaatgaaaCTTACATTAAGGAACAGTTTGTAATGTACACCCATCTGTTTACCGAAAAT aaaataacatcaaaaaatgCCTGGAAACTTCAAATCATTGATATGCTTAGGCCTTTGTGCCAAAAATCTCGACAAGATGTTTTACAAGTAGCCAGTACTTCCATTGATATTAGTGCAAAAGTGTATGGTATTAGAGTAGATGATGTGCATTCTGAAGGATTAAAATTGGCCAGTAACATGGCCAGAGTAGCAGAATCTGCAACAGTTGCTGAAGATG ATGAAGGAGCAGAAAATTCTGAGGGTGAACAAGAACCCTCTTCTGCTAAAAAAAAGAAACGTAAAAAAGTTACCCAGACTGGGTTTAAAAGCACTATTAATAGAAATCCAAAAGGAAATCTAGGAAAGTTGCCAAAATTAGAACCAACAGATTTTACTACTCGGATTAATGCTGACACAGGTACCATCGATAACCTATTTACGAATTCACTTAAAGAGACTTCGTACTCTTTCATTTTATT agacaaaagaaaaaaatttattgaagaatctGACCCTATTGTGCAACGAGACTTTAAAGTATCTTTACAGAAATTTACTTTTCCTGACAAAGTTTTCAATATCAACCCAACTTTCAATGATTTCATAGTAGACCAGTGGGATCCTGATCAAGAGGAGAAACG aGACAGTGATAAAACAGTTTTGTCTCAAATACAACCAGTAGTTTATGACGAACGGGGATTTCCAGTTGCTGAATTAGATGGTTCAAttcatgatatttttgaaacaaatgaTGTTGACA TGGATCCAGACAATGACGAAGTCATAGAAATACGACATGGAAATTCTATGGGACCTGAACTTCGTGTAGGAGTGGCGAACGTTGTCGATTTCAAACCTATGGAAAGCACTATTCACTCTTCAGAATATTCTTTCAATCCAGTTGTAACCACAAATAATGGAAAGTACATCGATAGAATTTGGGCAGGACCAAGTCATTGGAAACTCAAATTTATTAGACG gtCTGTTCCACGTTTTTCTGGTCAGACAATAAATACGACTGTTAAAGCATTGTCaaaaggaagaaaaaagaaCCAAGTGGTAATGATTGATTTTGATCCAGAACCAccagaagttgatttttctaaaaagtttGTAATCAAAAAGAGACTCGAGGTCGACGTTGACAA GGTAACTCTACCACTTATGGACCAATCATGTGCCAGGATAATGGCCACTATCAAAGAATTAATGGCAAAACCAGGAGTATGTCCCGtagagaagaaagaaaaaattacagacTTGGGAGAAGAGGATTTTAAAGTAACTCCTTACAAATACGAAAATCCAAATGATTCGTTGTATTGTTCTCAGACACAA AACGACGACATGGGAGATAGAGACAGCATTGCAGATGATGAAGAGCATATTTTAGCAAACGCAGGAAATCTAGCTGAACATTTAGTTGACAACCCCGAAATg GTACCCAATACTTACATTCAGTACGCTTCAAAAGCAAAGCAGATAGATATGAAGAAACTGAAATCGGCCATTTGGTATAAATTAACCAATGAAGTAGag gGCCAAAACAATCGAAGTAAATTGATTCCTCAGACATTTTCCGAATTATACAAAGCCTTGCCGGAATTAATGCAGAGTAAAGAAAAGGAGAAACTTTCTTGTCCCCTGGCATGTTTTGCCTTATTGCACTTGGCAAATGAACAAAATCTCTATCTGAAACAACTGTCTGGTAATAAAGACTGTTACATAATGGGACCTGAATACTACACCACATAA
- the LOC130441930 gene encoding N-acetylneuraminate 9-O-acetyltransferase: protein MTVEKSRIEKIIDEINSTNAKKVALFLVLGFACYHGILHLKFGTNSCKWLLTDGRYKGDKEWQPYGCMLHQYTDSDTKRCLRYLAYIGLETHFVFIGDTRIGELYYAFVQHLNQKEDVSQKPQTLFMNYTHVDNRLKIKVDFIWSPFISRDIVDIFRQWDVSTHPPSVIVAGSALWPIMSSNRSESNIKEYQMNLTRLVQPIDNLSNRKIWILWALQAPVNEEKLKAHEKMITNRLIDLYNTAAIEVLSHSAADLWWSTCLVGKGMLQDSPDGIHLAERPRKHNTQILLNLYCNDNMNFNDGTCCSSVEPRTTLQIVTFAVMAMCVTTAIVMIIRRIILKNFGKPIYDYHSLPENDIQPLQPLTTHNYYFLFKNISKMSLIVAYFFICDRTNFFMKENKYYSEFSFWLPIGYITVLGLFFMEESKFNKVLHRDQLNEWKGWMQIVILVYHVTGASKVLMINMHIKVLISAYLFLLGYEQFCYVWYRNDVGIISFCRMLFQLNFVTVTLCLSMNRPYQFYYFAPLLSFWYLMIYCFVAFPPHITAQTSENNVIQYFYLLIKFITFCSVITILFMSEVFFEKIFVTRPWKALFVTIDDDIHEWWSRWKLDRYSTMYGMVFGVIMILSHRYNIFDDNNHSNLFSRGIALSSTLLALVGIGSYLMFTFLCRNELECSEIHSYIVFIPIVSFILLRNISGVLRTRYSSLFAWFGDISLELFISQYHIWLAADTHGVLVLVPGYPVLNLIITTYIFVCASHEVHSITKSLIPYAVPNDWKSALRNLILFLAVLVPIGINDGMF, encoded by the exons ATGACCGTAGAAAAATcacgaattgaaaaaattatcgatGAAATTAACTCAACAAATGCTAAAAAGGTAGCTCTTTTTCTGGTCTTAGGATTTGCCTGTTATCATGGAATACTTCATTTGAAATTTG GTACTAATTCATGTAAATGGTTGTTAACTGATGGAAGATATAAAGGAGATAAAGAATGGCAACCTTATGGATGTATGCTACATCAATATACTGATAG TGATACTAAACGATGTCTCCGTTATTTAGCTTATATAGGATTGGAAACTCACTTTGTTTTCATAGGAGATACAAGAATTGGAGAATTATATTATGCTTTTGTACAACATTTGAATCAGAAAGAAGATGTTAGTCAAAAACCACAAACTCTCTTTATGAACTATACACATGTTGATAATAGATTAAAAAtcaaagttgattttatttggTCACCTTTCATCTCAAGAGACATAGTGGATATTTTTAG ACAATGGGATGTTTCAACCCATCCTCCTTCAGTAATAGTAGCTGGAAGTGCTTTATGGCCAATAATGTCCTCAAACAGATCAGAATCAAACATAAAGGAATATCAGATGAATTTAACGAGATTAGTTCAACCTATAGATAATTTATctaatagaaaaatatggatACTTTGGGCATTGCAAGCTCCtgtaaatgaagaaaaattaaaagccCATGAAAAAATGATTACCAATAGACTAATTGATCTTTACAACACAGCCGCAATTGAA gtTTTGTCACATTCTGCTGCAGATCTGTGGTGGAGTACTTGTCTTGTAGGTAAAGGGATGCTGCAAGATAGTCCTGATGGTATACACCTTGCAGAAAGACCGCGTAAACACAATACACAAATATTGCTCAACTTGTATTGTAATGATAACATGAATTTTAATGATGGTACTTGTTGTAGTTCAGTCGAACCACGAACTACCCTACAAATTGTTACTTTTGCTGTAATGGCTATGTG tgtaaccACGGCAATAGTAATGATAATTCGGCGgataattcttaaaaattttgGCAAACCGATCTACGATTATCATAGTTTACCAGAAAACGATATCCAGCCTCTTCAACCCCTTACCACACACAACTATTACTTTCTCTTCAAAAACATATCAAAGATGTCACTTATAGTAGCATACTTCTTCATATGCGACAGGACTAATTTCTtcatgaaagaaaataaatattattcagagTTTAGTTTTTGGCTGCCGATCGGTTATATAACAGTTTTAggtttattttttatggaagAAAGCAAATTTAACAAAGTGTTACATAGAGATCAGTTGAATGAATGGAAAGGGTGGATGCAAATTGTTATTTTGGTGTACCATGTTACAGGAGCATCTAAAGTATTGATGATAAACATGCATATCAAAGTACTTATTTctgcttatttatttttattaggttaTGAACAATTTTGCTATGTATGGTATAGAAATGACGTCGGTATAATTAGCTTTTGTCGGATGTTGTTTCAACTCAATTTCgtaactgttactttgtgtctTAGTATGAATAGGCcttatcagttttattatttcgCACCTCTGTTGTCTTTTTGGTATTTGATGATTTATTGTTTTGTTGCTTTTCCTCCTCACATAACCGCACAAACATCCGAGAATAatgtgatacaatatttttatcttcttaTTAAGTTCATTACTTTTTGTAGTGTGATTACCATACTTTTTATGTCTgaagtttttttcgaaaaaatctttGTAACGAGACCTTGGAAGGCTTTATTTGTTACAATAGATGATGATATTCACGAATGGTGGTCAAGATGGAAATTGGATCGTTACTCGACAATGTACGGTATGGTTTTTGGTGTTATAATGATTTTATCACATAGATATAACATTTTTGATGATAACAACCACTCTAATTTATTTTCTAGGGGTATAGCTTTAAGTTCGACTTTGTTAGCTTTAGTTGGAATTGGTTCTTACTTGATGTTCACTTTTCTTTGTCGAAATGAATTAGAATGTAGCGAAATACATTcttatatagtttttattcCGATAGTAAGTTTCATTCTTCTGAGAAATATTTCAGGAGTGCTTAGGACTAGATATTCAAGTCTTTTTGCTTGGTTCGGAGATATTTCTCTCGAGTTATTCATTAGTCAATATCATATTTGGCTGGCCGCAGATACCCATGGGGTTTTGGTACTTGTACCTGGTTATCCAGtgttaaatttgattataacgACGTACATATTTGTTTGTGCTTCACATGAGGTGCATAGTATTACAAAATCATTAATTCCATATGCTGTACCGAATGATTGGAAATCTGCTTTAAGAAATCTAATTTTGTTTCTTGCTGTTTTAGTACCGATCGGTATAAATGATGGGATGTTTTAA